ATTTGCATAGAAACCTCAGGCTTACCTGTTGGGCCAAATTCATTTGTAGCATCGGTAACTACAGCACCACTTAACGGTGGAATATTTTCGCGGTTACCTACTAATCCGTATAGGTCAACCAATTCGCTATTTTTTTCTGGCTTACCAAAAACAAATTTAGTATAGCGCATTTCTGCAGGAAGTAAAGATCTAACTTCTGGGCGGTTTAAGTAATCAAGGACTTTCTGTTTATCCTTAATTTCAAACTTGGCGATAATTGGCCCGCCTTGGTACCCCACACCTTTAATTAATTTTCCTAGCGGGTTATTATTGTTATCTACTGCGGTTGAGTCCGTTTCACTATCACCCAATAAATCGTCAATTTGTGAATCTTGAGCATCTTCTTCATCTTGGCTCTCAATGTCTCCACCTTGAACGTCTTCATCTTCAACAATATCCTTTAGTATTGCATCGGCTTGAGCTATAAACTGATAAAACTGCTCGCCTTTATAAGCATCCCAAAACTCTAGTTGTGCGGTACTCTGTAGTAAAGATTTAGCTCTTTCTACATCTTTAACACCTGGCAATTCTACTAAAATACGACCTGACGCTCCTAAACGCTGAATGTTTGGTGAAGTTACACCAAACTCGTCGATACGCTTACGCAATACTTCAAACGCTGAAACGATAGACTCATCGATTTTAGTTTCAATGATACTTTTAACCTCATCATCGCTCATATTACCGTCTATTTCACCATCCAAAGCTTTGGTATAGAAAATATCTGGAGACGCTAATTTGGTATCGCCTTTTATCTTATCGAAGGCGATGAAGAAATCTTGTAAATACGTATTCTGACTGTTTTTTTGAAGCTCTGAAGCATCCTCTAAGGCTTTATTAAAAACAGGGTCGCTGGTATGGTTTGCCAACCCTTTCAAAATATCTTTTACAGATACCTGAAGAATTACGTTAATACCACCTTTTAAATCAAGACCAAGGTTCATGGCCTTTTGTTTCACTTCGTTGTATGTGAATTTTGCGATTCCTATATTGTAAACCGTATCAGTAGCGATAGACTGCAGGTAATCAGCCTCCTCTTGGCTACGCTTAGCACGGTAATCATCTTCGGTTTCTGGAACGTTGTTGATGGCTATTTCTTCGGCCTCACTTTCAACAGAATTGGCTTTGAAGGTAAACGACAGCTGATAAAGGCTGACTAAACCAAACAAAATCGCAAATAATTTTACTAATCCTTTGTTTTGCATTGTTATGTTATTTAATGTCAATATTCTTATCCCAAAATTGGGCGGGCAAATATATCATTTACCCAAAAACTTGACAATTTTTATTTTTTTTGAAATTTTAGATACGCAACGGTTGTTGCTTTAGGTTTTTGTCGCTTTTAGAAGTATAAGGGAAATAAAAAATCCCTTATGAAAGCCGTGGGCCAGCACGGCCTTCAGGTATTTTATATGGAGTATCCTTTATAGAAAGAACTATATTTCTTTGAATGGCATAAGCCAATTCTGGAAGTGCATTTTCTTCTTTTGAATCGATTTGATTACAACAAATATGAAAGTTAGGCTCTAAAAAGCGGTCACTCTTGGTCTCGAACTGTAGTACGATATTACCCTTTAAACTGCGCCCATGGTTGTCACCCTTTTGAATTTCAAAGACATCAAAATTGTAATAGACGCCATCTTTATCTTTTGAAGGAGCAGGTGAATGTTCGGAATTAGAATCCGATAAAAATTCTAGTGCTAAAAAGGAACCTTCAGTAAGCGTTTTCTTTATGCTCGTTGCCTCAGATTGGCTGTAATAAGCAATGTTTACCTGTCCATTCTCTGCGGTATTGACCTTAATGTTTTTGGCTCCTAAATCCTGCAATTGCCTTTTTAAAACATCTATAGTGACTTTCGCATATTGTGAAGACAGATCCACTTCGGTAAAGCGCAACACAATTTCCTGGTTTGGCAAAACCACTTGTTGTTGGCTCACCACCCCAAATAATGTAAGGCTGAAAATTAAAATGCTAATGCACCATCTTGCAATCATGCGCCAAATATAAATAAATAATTATCAATTCATACCTTTTGCCTAACAAACAAAGCACAAGCAAAACTTGCCTAACATCCAACAGACCAATTATTACGTATATTACAACACTAAACAATGTGCGCTTTCAAATAAATTGGAACCGTTCAAATAATTAACCTATTTAAAGTACTATTTATGAAACAATTACTCATTTTATTTTTCGGGGTGTTATTTTTGGTATCATGCACCGATAACAAAAAGAAAGAGCAGGAGAAAATTGAAAAAGCCATTCAAAAAATAGATTCATTAGAAACTGTTGTTAAAAATGGCATTGAAAGTTTAGAAAAAACAACCACCGAAGTTGAAGAACAATTAAAAAAACTAGATACCATTTAATATTATAAATATGAAACGCATAAAATTATTAATATCGGCCATTGCAATTTTTGCCTTTGTGAGTTCACAAACTATAGAAGCCCAAGGAAAAGGACAGGAAAAAAAGCAAGAAAAAACAGAGCAAAACTCTCAAGCTAATGCTCAAGAGCTAAAGAAAAAAGGCAAACAAAAAGCCCAAGAGATGAAAGAGCACCATAAAGAAATGTCCCAAGAGAAAAAAGCTCAAGGAAAACAAGAAGCAAAAGAAATGGTTCGGGAACCAAAAAATGAAATAGAAAAAGCTAACAAAGGAAATGCTTACGGAAAGAATAAAGGCGACTTAAGCGGCAATCAATTTGGACAATACCGATCGGACCAAGCTACAAACAAAGTAAAGGAAAAAGAAGATAAAATTACTGCAAGTGAAGAAGTTCTGAAGAATGGTCGCGATAAGGTAAAAAAAGCAAAAGAGCGCTTAGAAGAGGCTAAAAAGAACGATGATATTGAAGACGAAGAAGCTACAAATCAAGAAGAAGCCATAGAAAAGGCTCATGAAAAACTTAATGAGTTGGAAGAAAAAATAAAAACCCAAAAAGAGAAAATAAAAAAAGAAAAAGAAGAATTAAAAAAAGTCATCTTTACTGACGAGGAATAATTCAATAGGCACGGTCGGCCTTTTAAATGACCAATTCAACAAGATTTTGGGTAGATCTTGTAACAAAAAAAGAGCCTTCAAGTCTGAAGGCTCTTTTTATTTGACACTATCTCATAAAGTGTGATGAATTACACATCCAATAAACCATTGGTTTTTCTAACACCTTCGGCACTAGCTTTCATATGATTTTTTTCAGCATCACTTAATGGAATATCAACTATTTTTTCAATACCATTTTTACCTAATACAACAGGCACACCAATACAGATATTATCCAAACCATACTCACCCTCTAAGAATGTAGAGCATGGGAATATTTTCTTTTGGTCGCAAGCAATGGCTTGTACCAGTCCACTTACTGCAGCACCTGGCGCATACCAAGCCGAAGTACCCAATAATTTTGTTAAGGTGGCTCCTCCTACTTTGGTATCGGCAGCAACTTGCTCTAAACGCTCTTCACTTAAAAATTCAGAAACTTTAATACTGTTTCTTGTGGCGTGAGATGTTAATGGTACCATTCCGGTATCGCTGTGACCACCAATAACCATACCGTCAACATCGCTAATAGGCGCACCTAAAGCTTCAGCTAAGCGGTATTTAAAACGAGCAGAATCTAAAGCTCCACCCATTCCAATAATTTTATTTTTTGGCATATCGAGCGACTTGTGCGCTAAGTATGTCATGGTGTCCATTGGGTTACTCACCACGATAAGAATCATATTTGGAGAGTGTTCAAGTAAACTTGTAGCTACAGATTTTACGATTCCGGCATTAATCCCAATCAATTCCTCACGAGTCATTCCCGGTTTACGCGGAATACCAGAAGTAATAACACAAATATCGCTATTTGCGGTTTTACTGTAATCGTTCGTTACACCGGTAATTTTTGTGTCGAATCCGTTTAAAGAAGCACATTGCATTAAATCCATAGCCTTTCCTTCTGCATAGCCTTCTTTAATATCAAGCAATACAACCTCTGAGGCAAAATTTTTAATAGCAATATACTCTGCACAACTGGCACCAACTGCTCCTGCGCCTACAACTGTTACTTTCATTTTTACTTATTTTTAGTTACTTGTTAAATTAATTGTCAATTCGTC
This genomic stretch from Flavobacteriaceae bacterium GSB9 harbors:
- a CDS encoding malate dehydrogenase; this translates as MKVTVVGAGAVGASCAEYIAIKNFASEVVLLDIKEGYAEGKAMDLMQCASLNGFDTKITGVTNDYSKTANSDICVITSGIPRKPGMTREELIGINAGIVKSVATSLLEHSPNMILIVVSNPMDTMTYLAHKSLDMPKNKIIGMGGALDSARFKYRLAEALGAPISDVDGMVIGGHSDTGMVPLTSHATRNSIKVSEFLSEERLEQVAADTKVGGATLTKLLGTSAWYAPGAAVSGLVQAIACDQKKIFPCSTFLEGEYGLDNICIGVPVVLGKNGIEKIVDIPLSDAEKNHMKASAEGVRKTNGLLDV